A part of Leptospira mtsangambouensis genomic DNA contains:
- a CDS encoding BatD family protein, which translates to MKSFGNKKNTLLFLYIFLLPLAAINPSEVEFHLFPNEFSLGEHAKLEVRAHGDKIFRTTQTNLKQNGVRIRFSGSGTETQIINFKVSKSQILNFYVDTESEGTFHLPEISVEYDNKIYKSPPIQFKVSKKSKNSQNQFFNPFPYEDFETPTEGSPEVVFHTNKSIFYKGEPIVGYFVLYYNGYRQPFLERDPNQSISFPYFLSETLRQVSVQIEPEVQRNNTLKKTLVYDKEIYGLTPIKSGRFQIGKTKFISGDSLRFNSLQETVDTTPATVTVLNLPTKQPETFTGAIGNFQLNLTNFPKEVHRGETVYFEITIEGEGGHEGIKPSDDSKTKYQLISQTRNKTFRKLESGEYGFYSVVRFLYGHQVADEEKLQLGPYQFSYFSLKDSQYKTLSLQFPNLPILSEKKKEPKEKLDHMTNSKAPSIFILVFLAVFGTLSYLGYRKYRLNLQANEFVDLVQNFGKKRNVFLVDYLEKKGITEENIQLLSNLIERGDKETPKKTFLSLSKFEKTKVLKLTKQLKTKE; encoded by the coding sequence ATGAAAAGTTTTGGTAACAAAAAAAATACGCTTCTATTTCTATACATTTTCCTCCTACCACTGGCTGCCATAAATCCCTCTGAAGTTGAATTCCATTTATTTCCTAACGAATTTTCATTAGGAGAACATGCCAAATTAGAAGTGAGGGCCCACGGAGACAAAATCTTCCGAACAACCCAAACAAATTTAAAACAAAATGGAGTTCGAATCCGTTTTTCTGGAAGCGGAACAGAAACACAAATCATCAACTTTAAAGTTTCAAAATCTCAAATACTCAATTTTTATGTAGATACAGAATCTGAAGGCACATTCCATCTGCCAGAAATTTCAGTGGAGTATGACAACAAGATTTATAAATCACCCCCCATCCAATTCAAAGTTAGCAAAAAAAGTAAGAACTCTCAAAATCAATTTTTCAATCCATTCCCATACGAAGATTTTGAAACGCCTACGGAAGGTTCACCTGAAGTTGTGTTCCATACCAATAAATCTATATTTTATAAAGGAGAACCTATTGTTGGGTACTTTGTGCTCTACTACAATGGATATAGACAACCCTTTCTAGAGAGAGATCCTAACCAATCCATCTCGTTTCCATATTTTCTCTCAGAAACACTAAGACAAGTATCCGTTCAAATTGAACCAGAAGTCCAAAGAAACAATACTCTTAAAAAAACCTTAGTATATGACAAAGAAATATATGGATTAACACCGATTAAATCAGGTAGGTTCCAAATCGGAAAAACAAAATTTATTTCTGGAGATAGTTTACGTTTTAACTCACTACAAGAAACTGTGGATACAACTCCAGCCACTGTGACAGTATTAAATCTTCCGACAAAGCAACCGGAAACATTTACCGGTGCGATCGGAAATTTCCAACTCAACCTCACCAATTTTCCAAAAGAAGTCCATAGAGGAGAAACTGTTTATTTCGAAATCACAATAGAAGGGGAAGGGGGCCATGAGGGAATTAAACCTTCGGACGATTCGAAAACAAAATACCAATTAATCTCACAAACCAGAAATAAAACATTTCGAAAGTTAGAATCTGGTGAATATGGATTTTATTCTGTTGTTCGCTTTCTTTATGGCCATCAAGTAGCAGATGAAGAAAAACTCCAACTTGGGCCATACCAATTTTCTTACTTTTCTTTAAAAGATTCACAATACAAAACACTCTCTCTACAATTTCCAAACTTGCCCATCCTTTCGGAAAAGAAAAAAGAACCGAAAGAAAAATTGGATCATATGACAAATTCAAAAGCACCTTCCATTTTCATTTTAGTTTTTCTTGCTGTTTTTGGCACTCTTTCATACCTAGGATATAGAAAGTATCGATTGAATCTCCAGGCAAATGAGTTTGTAGATTTGGTTCAAAACTTTGGAAAAAAAAGGAATGTATTCCTTGTTGATTATTTAGAAAAAAAAGGTATCACCGAAGAAAACATCCAACTCCTTTCAAATTTAATTGAAAGAGGAGATAAAGAAACCCCAAAAAAAACATTCTTATCTTTATCTAAATTCGAGAAAACAAAAGTCTTAAAATTAACAAAACAATTAAAAACAAAGGAGTAA
- a CDS encoding AZOBR_p60025 family cell surface glycopolymer formation protein, producing MQNGSVKLYQLCFLLIFYILGVGGLIFFKTAPYDHSLSALIGIWEGFYEINPNLVDSNFVIYKSGGYDGQFFYLLAKDLFVSSDWDLIVDSYHFRFHRLGLSLLAGAISNLVGFFYYPMVTLTILFSTFLISVFCLYSLLPESKKWYVIFYLFSPFSLNANLLLVADSLFVSFGIIAFYFFKNKKDFWAVFFFFMMVITRELGVLFLIPIIFKALGEKKWGQMFAYSIPGFAFLCLVIFGLIHPPNHLGTNPLGFKDMTDFPLFGFFKSFQENGSFQFKPKEFPKILFFISLISITVASVQSLKNNLPKNINVLVPIFGSLFVIFIAEQGYWRSFDNLSRMFTLILPFSLLLEDSFKNLFLRFFLGISSSLFVFLMIRILWITPTKEFFFSL from the coding sequence TTGCAAAATGGAAGTGTGAAGCTCTACCAACTTTGTTTTCTTTTGATTTTTTACATTTTGGGAGTAGGGGGGCTCATATTTTTTAAGACAGCTCCCTATGACCACTCCCTATCAGCATTGATCGGAATTTGGGAAGGATTTTATGAAATCAACCCCAATCTGGTCGATTCAAATTTTGTAATTTACAAATCAGGCGGGTATGATGGTCAATTCTTCTACCTTCTCGCAAAAGATCTGTTTGTTTCCTCAGATTGGGATCTCATTGTTGACTCTTACCACTTCCGCTTTCATCGGCTAGGTCTTTCTCTTTTAGCAGGGGCCATTTCAAATCTAGTCGGGTTTTTTTATTACCCGATGGTTACACTCACTATCCTATTCTCCACTTTTTTAATTTCTGTCTTTTGTTTGTATTCCTTACTACCAGAATCCAAAAAATGGTATGTTATCTTTTATTTGTTTTCTCCGTTTTCGTTAAATGCAAATTTACTTTTGGTTGCCGATTCGCTTTTTGTAAGTTTCGGAATCATTGCATTTTATTTTTTTAAAAACAAAAAAGATTTTTGGGCTGTATTCTTTTTTTTCATGATGGTGATCACTCGAGAACTAGGAGTATTATTTTTAATTCCCATCATTTTCAAAGCATTGGGGGAAAAAAAATGGGGACAGATGTTTGCCTATTCTATTCCAGGATTCGCATTTCTTTGTTTGGTGATTTTTGGGCTCATCCACCCGCCAAACCATTTGGGAACGAACCCTCTAGGGTTCAAGGATATGACAGACTTCCCATTGTTTGGATTTTTTAAAAGTTTTCAAGAGAATGGCTCTTTTCAGTTTAAACCAAAAGAATTTCCAAAAATCCTGTTTTTTATCTCGCTCATTTCCATTACCGTTGCCTCTGTCCAATCCCTAAAAAACAATCTTCCGAAGAACATCAATGTACTTGTTCCTATTTTCGGTAGTTTGTTTGTCATCTTCATTGCGGAACAAGGTTATTGGAGATCTTTTGATAACTTGAGTCGTATGTTTACACTCATTTTACCTTTTTCATTGTTACTAGAAGATAGCTTTAAAAATCTTTTTTTGCGTTTTTTCCTAGGCATATCTTCCAGTTTGTTTGTATTTTTAATGATCAGGATCCTCTGGATCACACCAACAAAGGAGTTCTTTTTTAGCCTATGA
- the htpG gene encoding molecular chaperone HtpG, which yields MSAEESGKISVETENIFPIIKKWLYSEKDIFLRELVSNASDAITKLKKISLSEEFEGGNDYKIDLNFDVDTRILSIEDNGVGMTTEEVKKYINQIAFSGATDFAKQYQNAENKAEIIGHFGLGFYSSFMVSKKVTIETKSYKKGQTAVLWSSESGTDFTISPIEKESRGTKISLYLDSESGEYLDKWKLKELIKKYCDFLPVGIYVQGEKANREKPLWSDEPAKISQEEYKDFYSYLFPFSGESLFHIHLNVDYPFRLQGILYFPKLTHELEASKNGIKLFCNHVFVSDNASELIPQFLTILKGTIDIPDLPLNVSRSYLQNDPLVKKISNHIIKKVADRLIEDFKKDRSKYESNWEDISLFVKYGVLTDEKFYEAMKDHLIFKNSEGGYSTTSEYWEKNKEKNQNKIFYANETEMGSVYMELLKSQGLEALLVDSKIDSHLIQHLEMKNPDWKFQRVDSEIADQIVDKDAPKDLVNEENKTESDRIQNLFQSSLPKEGVEIKVEALKSLEVPGVILLPEFMRRMSEMNSMLNREDMKNILKSHTLMVNSKSPLVKSALQAFEGINSEKGKKLARVIYDLALLSAKVMDEKEVSEYTKRTTEFLQEIFSS from the coding sequence ATGTCAGCTGAAGAATCAGGAAAAATTAGTGTAGAAACAGAGAATATCTTTCCTATCATAAAAAAATGGTTATATTCTGAGAAAGATATTTTCTTAAGAGAATTAGTTTCCAATGCAAGTGATGCAATCACCAAACTAAAAAAAATCTCTTTATCGGAAGAGTTTGAAGGCGGGAACGATTACAAAATCGATTTAAATTTTGATGTGGATACCCGAATCCTAAGCATTGAAGACAATGGGGTTGGTATGACGACAGAAGAAGTCAAAAAATACATCAACCAAATTGCATTTTCCGGTGCCACAGACTTTGCAAAACAATACCAAAATGCAGAAAACAAAGCCGAAATCATTGGCCACTTTGGACTTGGATTCTATTCCTCTTTTATGGTTTCCAAAAAAGTTACAATAGAAACAAAATCATACAAAAAGGGACAAACAGCCGTTCTATGGTCAAGTGAGTCCGGTACCGATTTTACTATTTCACCCATTGAAAAGGAATCAAGAGGTACTAAAATTTCTCTTTATTTGGATAGTGAGTCTGGCGAGTATCTAGACAAATGGAAACTTAAAGAACTAATCAAAAAATACTGTGATTTTTTACCCGTAGGGATCTATGTCCAAGGCGAAAAGGCAAATCGAGAAAAACCTCTTTGGTCTGACGAACCAGCCAAAATCTCTCAAGAAGAATATAAAGATTTTTATTCTTATTTGTTCCCGTTCTCAGGAGAATCTCTCTTCCATATTCATTTAAACGTTGATTATCCATTCCGTTTACAAGGTATTTTGTATTTTCCAAAGTTAACTCACGAGTTAGAAGCTTCAAAAAACGGAATCAAACTTTTTTGTAATCATGTATTTGTGAGTGATAATGCAAGTGAGTTGATCCCACAATTTCTCACAATTCTCAAAGGAACCATAGACATTCCAGATCTACCGCTAAATGTTTCCAGATCTTACTTACAAAACGATCCGTTGGTAAAAAAAATATCAAACCATATCATTAAAAAAGTTGCTGATCGTTTGATCGAAGACTTCAAAAAAGATAGATCAAAATACGAATCAAACTGGGAAGATATTTCTTTATTTGTAAAGTATGGAGTTCTTACCGATGAAAAATTTTATGAAGCAATGAAGGACCATCTGATTTTTAAGAATTCAGAGGGTGGATACTCAACTACTTCCGAATATTGGGAAAAAAATAAGGAAAAAAACCAAAACAAAATTTTTTACGCCAACGAAACAGAAATGGGATCCGTTTATATGGAACTTCTAAAATCACAAGGTTTAGAAGCATTACTTGTAGATTCCAAAATAGACTCTCACCTCATCCAACACTTAGAGATGAAAAATCCCGATTGGAAGTTCCAAAGAGTCGATTCTGAAATTGCTGATCAAATTGTGGATAAAGATGCTCCAAAAGATCTAGTAAACGAAGAAAACAAAACGGAATCCGATCGAATTCAAAATTTATTTCAATCTTCCTTACCAAAAGAAGGTGTTGAAATCAAGGTAGAAGCCTTAAAATCACTAGAAGTTCCTGGTGTGATTCTTTTACCAGAGTTTATGAGAAGAATGTCTGAAATGAACTCCATGTTAAACAGAGAAGACATGAAAAACATTCTCAAGTCTCACACTCTCATGGTTAACTCAAAGTCCCCACTTGTAAAGTCCGCCTTACAAGCGTTCGAAGGAATAAACTCCGAAAAAGGCAAAAAGTTAGCTAGAGTCATTTATGACCTTGCTTTGCTCTCAGCGAAGGTTATGGATGAAAAGGAAGTATCCGAATATACCAAAAGGACAACGGAATTCCTCCAAGAGATTTTTTCTTCCTAA
- a CDS encoding 1,4-dihydroxy-6-naphthoate synthase has translation MISLAYSPCPNDTFLFYHLIRNTNYPVKEELYDVENLNEFAFQGKFPVTKLSFAAYFHIIEKYILLETGSALGRGCGPILVRKKNSKTDLNNYKQLYIPGMLTTANLLLSLYTNGTQKPTALRYDEIIPKVLSEEGSLGVIIHEERFTYEERGMEKVVDLGEWWEESTGYPIPLGAIAIRRDIPREVALQFQSNLRESLKAAYLEPKEMMDYIRSNSQNKDDAVIKSHINLYVNDFTKNLGHEGHGAVEYLLKRAIEAGFIKKPTSQPLFLGES, from the coding sequence ATGATTTCTTTAGCCTATTCACCTTGTCCAAACGATACATTTCTTTTTTACCATTTGATCCGAAACACAAACTATCCAGTAAAAGAAGAATTATATGATGTGGAAAACTTAAACGAGTTTGCTTTTCAAGGAAAATTCCCTGTCACAAAACTTTCATTTGCAGCATACTTCCATATTATCGAAAAATACATTTTACTAGAAACGGGATCAGCTTTAGGTAGGGGCTGTGGTCCCATTCTTGTTCGAAAAAAAAATTCCAAAACAGACCTAAACAATTATAAACAACTATATATCCCAGGGATGCTCACCACTGCGAATCTCTTATTATCCCTATATACAAACGGAACACAAAAACCAACTGCCCTTCGTTATGACGAAATCATACCCAAGGTACTCAGTGAAGAAGGAAGCTTAGGTGTCATCATCCACGAAGAACGATTTACTTACGAAGAACGAGGAATGGAAAAAGTCGTCGATCTTGGGGAATGGTGGGAAGAATCAACGGGATACCCAATTCCCTTAGGTGCAATTGCAATCCGAAGAGACATTCCACGTGAGGTAGCCCTCCAATTCCAATCTAATCTTAGAGAAAGCTTAAAAGCAGCATACTTAGAACCAAAAGAAATGATGGATTATATCCGCTCTAACTCGCAAAACAAGGATGATGCGGTTATCAAATCACATATCAATCTATATGTGAATGATTTTACAAAAAACTTAGGACATGAAGGGCATGGGGCAGTAGAGTATCTACTCAAACGGGCCATCGAGGCAGGTTTTATTAAAAAACCCACCTCACAACCTTTGTTTTTAGGAGAAAGTTAA
- the batB gene encoding VWA domain-containing protein BatB has translation MIDILTVTKVAIISIVLWTFLFSGKLFINIKTNSFKEKHPNLKNRIFSANTRFYFLRILCFLISLTLAFYSLFKVKATEVESTKEFESADILFVVDVSLSMNATDVRPSRLKRFQDLALRILPNLKGNRIGIVVFAGQSFSFCPLTSDIAAVADYIQALGVEMVGAKGTDLSIALDRVNLIRKKNNVISSQITIIVSDGEDHENQNIPPIAGEVIVWGIGTEEGGNIEYRDPGTGRGGYVTTDAGITESLSAPNLVISQMNVSKLKSIADQNHGTYHDVSFQADGAYALLDTVHTIKKRKIQTIERFKNEDGAHPYLIAAFFFLFLERLLNLFLQNTLKGIFTIFFFLFSLFGQTNLYAWELDPGGNTIEKGVKSYQNKNYNESQMEFQKAKEYIHDDPRLLYNESATAYQLGQYKEAIGISEKILTHPKSNDDLKAKTYFNLGNIYSRLGDKKNALKAYSKTLEINPDHLPTKKNIEHLTKDKEGEEKPKKDENNEQPQPKQEKRNKKEEKTDAEKILDPFSQDSILKNKRGGSFDNEKFW, from the coding sequence ATGATTGACATCCTAACGGTAACGAAGGTTGCGATTATTTCTATTGTTCTCTGGACATTTTTATTTTCCGGAAAACTTTTTATAAATATAAAAACAAATTCATTCAAAGAAAAACACCCCAATCTAAAAAATAGAATTTTTTCAGCAAATACAAGATTTTACTTCCTACGAATTCTCTGTTTTCTTATCTCTCTAACCCTTGCCTTCTATTCTTTATTTAAGGTAAAAGCAACAGAAGTCGAATCCACAAAAGAATTCGAGTCCGCTGATATTTTATTTGTTGTGGATGTAAGTTTATCAATGAATGCAACTGATGTAAGACCGAGTCGACTAAAACGATTTCAAGACTTAGCATTACGAATTCTTCCGAACTTAAAAGGAAATAGAATTGGGATCGTTGTTTTTGCAGGTCAATCTTTTTCGTTTTGCCCACTCACATCAGATATTGCTGCAGTCGCAGACTATATACAGGCATTAGGCGTAGAGATGGTAGGAGCGAAAGGAACAGATCTATCTATCGCCTTAGATCGAGTCAATCTAATCAGAAAAAAAAACAATGTTATCTCCTCTCAAATTACCATCATTGTATCAGATGGAGAAGACCACGAAAATCAGAATATACCGCCAATCGCTGGTGAGGTGATTGTTTGGGGAATCGGGACGGAAGAAGGAGGGAACATTGAATACCGCGATCCAGGGACAGGAAGAGGGGGCTATGTCACAACGGATGCTGGAATTACCGAATCACTTTCTGCACCAAATTTAGTAATTTCGCAAATGAATGTTTCTAAGTTAAAATCTATTGCAGACCAAAATCATGGAACATACCATGATGTTTCTTTCCAAGCGGACGGTGCATATGCTTTGTTAGATACTGTCCATACTATCAAAAAAAGAAAAATTCAAACCATCGAAAGATTCAAAAATGAGGATGGAGCCCACCCATACTTGATTGCCGCTTTTTTCTTTTTATTTTTAGAGCGACTCTTAAACTTATTTTTACAAAACACACTCAAGGGTATTTTTACAATTTTTTTCTTTCTTTTCTCCTTATTTGGCCAGACGAATTTATATGCATGGGAATTGGATCCAGGTGGCAATACCATTGAGAAGGGAGTCAAATCCTATCAGAACAAAAATTATAACGAAAGCCAAATGGAATTCCAAAAAGCAAAGGAATACATTCATGACGATCCAAGACTTTTATACAATGAATCTGCCACGGCTTATCAGCTGGGACAATACAAAGAAGCAATTGGAATTTCTGAAAAAATATTAACCCATCCCAAATCGAACGATGACCTCAAAGCAAAAACATATTTTAACCTTGGTAATATTTATTCAAGATTAGGTGACAAAAAAAATGCATTAAAAGCATATTCAAAAACTTTGGAGATAAATCCGGATCATTTACCTACAAAGAAAAACATAGAACACCTAACAAAGGATAAAGAGGGCGAAGAAAAACCAAAAAAAGACGAAAATAACGAACAACCACAACCAAAACAGGAAAAACGGAACAAAAAAGAAGAGAAAACAGATGCAGAAAAAATTTTGGATCCATTTTCTCAAGACTCCATCTTAAAAAACAAAAGAGGGGGATCTTTTGATAATGAAAAGTTTTGGTAA
- a CDS encoding PAS domain-containing sensor histidine kinase, translated as MIQICITSRLSSLPVVVAYKKGYFEEFGVKVTLHVNTHHKAIMPLLDAGRVEAGEVPTIAYLQDSFLKKSKLKRIYKGIYLYHSPLSFYSRFQFKPEDLTRNKAYILPVPHQYSVERLYAEKFLEEYAPKNPVKVRYIDTPGFLEEKEFLKPTCLGLVSDPFSSPFLRNFQDFANTLELPILETKSFFPSTLLAFSGDAVLKTGREISGVLLAVKKAIDLLQNTNQLSNGNLWDDLQLSHFYPHLRVGETKNLLNSNPLIQKGIFSYKGDADTLFPLLKDVYFRLIRRVIQPDAVRSAFDFDEILSALEPKKVFDVRKLNSFQEPTETKLHAPSQINYRKLNAVRHLIVDVNSVVLDILQGNYNSRLNSDETLQLDNRVKVLVNSMLDSFNAKLELQREEITELENLISILEIKLDRSAVDLQYSEEKYRYLFEFSREAIALVDADTGSILEANNQFRSLTGYTRGDITKLSIEDIILGNQVSNQLRFGSDLSSDTMLSLPDAEIMLKDGSKLEVDISFTSILLSPKKRYQVQFRPNSEKKEQERLQHEFISNVSHELRSPMTNIRGYLEFFKSDPSLPFNTEHKNMLEVIDKNAKRLSFLIENLLKLTTSREKDKEDEVIEIFDPVPVIEDVIHMNSHLAKGKPIEWDLSLKKGFFLRGIKFEFSQIITNLYVNALKYTSKGKIGISIRETNGKIEITVEDTGIGIDPNYKNQIFDRFFRIPSSDNKKIGGTGLGLSIVKSLVDKMSGEIFVESRMGEGSKFTIYFPKVNVSV; from the coding sequence GTGATCCAGATTTGTATAACAAGTCGCCTTAGTTCTCTACCCGTTGTCGTTGCTTACAAAAAGGGATACTTTGAAGAATTCGGTGTCAAAGTCACTCTTCACGTCAACACCCATCACAAGGCCATTATGCCATTACTGGACGCCGGTCGAGTGGAAGCAGGTGAGGTCCCAACCATCGCCTACCTTCAGGATAGTTTTCTCAAAAAATCAAAACTCAAACGAATTTACAAAGGGATATATCTTTATCATTCTCCTTTATCATTTTATTCTCGATTCCAATTCAAACCAGAAGATCTCACAAGAAACAAAGCCTACATACTCCCTGTACCTCACCAATACTCAGTCGAGAGATTGTATGCAGAAAAATTTTTAGAAGAGTATGCCCCAAAAAATCCAGTCAAGGTTCGTTACATTGACACTCCAGGATTTTTAGAAGAAAAAGAATTTTTAAAACCTACATGTCTGGGACTAGTTTCAGATCCATTTTCAAGCCCTTTCCTTCGAAACTTCCAAGACTTTGCCAATACCTTAGAACTACCAATCCTCGAAACCAAATCCTTTTTTCCATCCACCTTACTTGCGTTTAGTGGAGATGCGGTATTAAAAACGGGACGAGAGATTTCGGGTGTTCTTCTTGCTGTTAAAAAAGCAATTGATCTTTTGCAAAACACAAACCAACTCAGTAATGGAAATTTATGGGATGACCTACAACTTTCGCATTTTTACCCACACCTTAGAGTAGGGGAGACAAAAAATCTTCTAAACTCCAACCCTCTCATCCAAAAAGGTATTTTTTCTTATAAAGGAGACGCAGACACACTGTTCCCTCTCCTAAAAGATGTATATTTTCGACTCATCCGAAGGGTCATCCAACCCGATGCTGTCCGATCTGCATTCGACTTTGATGAAATCCTATCCGCATTAGAACCAAAAAAAGTATTTGATGTTCGTAAACTCAACAGTTTCCAAGAACCGACAGAAACAAAACTTCACGCACCTTCACAAATCAACTACAGAAAACTCAATGCTGTACGTCACCTCATTGTGGATGTTAACTCAGTCGTTTTAGATATCCTACAAGGAAATTACAATTCAAGACTTAACTCAGACGAAACTTTGCAACTTGACAACCGGGTGAAAGTTCTCGTCAACTCGATGTTAGATTCCTTCAACGCAAAGTTGGAGTTACAAAGAGAAGAAATTACAGAACTCGAAAATTTAATCTCAATCCTAGAAATCAAACTAGATAGATCCGCTGTCGATTTACAATATTCAGAAGAAAAATACAGATACTTATTCGAATTTTCAAGAGAGGCAATTGCACTCGTAGATGCTGATACAGGAAGCATTCTCGAAGCAAACAACCAATTCCGATCTCTCACTGGATACACTCGTGGCGACATCACGAAGTTGAGTATTGAAGATATCATCCTAGGAAACCAAGTTTCAAACCAACTCCGGTTTGGCTCAGACCTTTCTTCCGACACAATGTTATCCTTACCCGATGCAGAAATTATGCTAAAAGATGGATCAAAATTAGAAGTGGATATCAGCTTCACATCCATCCTACTTTCCCCAAAAAAACGCTACCAAGTTCAGTTCCGACCAAATTCAGAAAAAAAAGAACAAGAGCGATTGCAACACGAATTTATCTCCAATGTAAGCCACGAACTCAGAAGCCCGATGACAAACATCCGAGGGTATTTGGAGTTTTTTAAATCCGATCCTTCGTTACCATTTAACACCGAACATAAAAATATGTTGGAAGTGATTGATAAAAATGCAAAAAGACTTAGTTTTTTAATTGAAAACCTACTCAAACTCACTACTTCAAGAGAAAAAGATAAAGAAGATGAGGTCATCGAAATTTTCGATCCAGTACCTGTGATCGAAGATGTCATTCATATGAATTCCCATCTTGCAAAAGGGAAACCTATTGAATGGGACTTATCACTCAAAAAAGGTTTTTTTCTGCGAGGGATCAAATTTGAATTCTCTCAAATCATTACGAATCTATACGTAAACGCTTTAAAATATACTTCAAAAGGGAAAATTGGAATCTCAATTCGAGAAACCAATGGCAAAATTGAAATCACAGTGGAAGATACAGGCATTGGCATCGATCCAAATTACAAAAATCAAATCTTCGATCGTTTCTTTCGAATTCCTTCTTCCGATAACAAAAAAATCGGAGGAACAGGGCTTGGTTTATCTATTGTTAAGTCACTCGTGGACAAAATGTCCGGAGAAATTTTTGTAGAAAGCAGAATGGGAGAAGGAAGCAAATTTACAATTTACTTCCCCAAAGTAAACGTTAGCGTTTAG
- the batA gene encoding VWA domain-containing protein BatA — translation MFDQFQRPYLLFLIIPLLLVAFYQWKSKKFGGVLLIQSDRFQKQNSFLSTKFRCVLLILTEVLFYIAGIFLVIAAAGPGEKYKLTPDSTSGIDIMIALDISGSMVNSYDFLPKNRLTVSKELLREFIQKRLYDRIGIVLFAGAAYLQSPLSSDRYALDELITETSDEDITEQGTAVGDALVLSTYRLKDSQAKSKIIILLTDGVSNTGKLDPETASYAAKAFGIKVYSIGIGKEQGQYEVNYESLESISTGTKGKFFRAESPEVLQEVLNEINGLEVVELPSKPMEIHETHFPSALFVFFILLGVAGLLMIYPLTEKL, via the coding sequence ATGTTTGATCAGTTTCAAAGACCATATCTTCTATTTTTAATCATCCCATTATTATTAGTTGCGTTTTATCAATGGAAATCCAAAAAATTTGGAGGAGTTTTACTCATCCAATCGGATAGATTCCAAAAACAAAATTCATTTTTATCTACAAAATTTAGATGCGTTCTATTAATTCTTACAGAGGTTCTATTTTATATAGCAGGAATATTTTTGGTAATTGCAGCAGCAGGGCCAGGAGAAAAATACAAACTAACACCTGATAGCACCAGTGGAATCGATATTATGATTGCCTTAGATATCTCAGGATCTATGGTAAATTCCTATGATTTTTTACCAAAAAACAGACTCACTGTTTCAAAAGAACTACTCCGAGAGTTCATTCAAAAAAGATTATATGATCGAATCGGAATTGTGTTATTTGCGGGAGCTGCTTACCTACAATCTCCATTATCAAGCGATCGATATGCGTTGGATGAATTAATCACCGAAACATCAGACGAAGATATCACCGAACAAGGTACTGCCGTCGGCGATGCATTGGTTCTTTCAACGTACCGATTGAAAGACTCGCAAGCAAAATCAAAAATTATCATCTTACTCACTGATGGTGTTTCGAATACCGGAAAATTGGATCCAGAAACAGCATCCTATGCAGCCAAAGCTTTTGGGATCAAAGTTTATTCCATTGGCATCGGGAAAGAGCAGGGTCAATATGAAGTGAATTACGAATCCCTAGAGTCAATATCAACTGGAACCAAGGGAAAATTTTTCCGGGCAGAATCACCCGAAGTTTTACAAGAAGTGCTAAACGAAATCAATGGCTTAGAAGTCGTAGAGCTACCGTCTAAACCAATGGAAATTCACGAAACACATTTCCCTTCGGCCTTATTCGTTTTCTTTATTCTATTGGGAGTGGCGGGTCTATTAATGATATACCCACTAACAGAAAAACTATGA